TTAAAAAGCAGAGCAAAACGCCTATTTGCGTGGTAAAATCAAAAATTTCTGCGTGGATGCGACGAGCAAGGACGAGCTGGAGGGCTACACGCGTGGCTGGCCTATGCAAACTGACTGCAAGCGCGAAGTGGTGGCTAAGCTTATTAGGCGTGGCGTAGTAAAAGATGAGCCAGAGCTGTTTCATAAATTTGAGATATTTGGGTAGGTTTTGATCGCTGTAATGTTATAAATTTAAAAATTAGGCAAGCATATAGCTTGCCTAAACTACAAAAGTTTTTTGATAGCTTCAACTATGAGGTTGCACTTTTTGACGACTGAGTTTATCTCTAGATACTCGTTTTTTGTGTGCATGTTGCCACCAGTTGGACCAAGTCCGTCTATCGTAGGGCAACCAGCCGATGCGCTGATATTGCCATCACTTAGTCCGCCAGCATCGACCCAAGTGACCTTTGTGTCAGTGGCCTTCGCAGCCTCATCAAAGACTTTTTTGATATTTGGTAAATCTACCTCGTCTATCATCGGCCCTTCTTCGTTTATGAGGATGCGCTCACAGCTCACTTCTGGCACTATCGGATGAGATAAAATTTCGTCCATCTTCTTATGTAAAAACTCCACCGAGCTAGCGTGGCGATATCTCATCTCAAATGTCACGCTGGCAAAGTCTGGCACGACGTTTTGGGCGTCGCCACCTTTTGTCATTATGCTATTAAATGTATGGCCTGCCTTAAAATCAGTGAGTTTTGAGAGCTCAACGATGAAATTTGCAGCCTCCACGACAGCTGAACGGCCGCGTTCTGGGTGGTTGCCAGCGTGCGCGCTAACACCACGGAAATTTAGCACATAAGAGATCACGCCTTTTCTAGTGGCTACCATCGAGCCATCTTCTCTTGCAGGCTCGACGACTAGGGCATAGCGAGACTTCTTGGCTAGCTCTCTTATGGCGTCTTTGGCGAAATTTGAGCCAGTCTCCTCGTGAGAGTTTAAAAAGAGGCCGATCTTTAGCTTGCTAAGATCAAGCTCTTTGATGACGTAAAGCGATAGCAGGCTGCCACCCTTATCGTCGATCGCGCCAAGTGCGTTTATGCGCTCATCTATCTTGCTAAATGGCACATCAGCCTTTGTACCCACAGGAAAAACGGTGTCCATGTGACCTATAAATAAAAAGTCGTAACTTTTTGCCTCAAGATCGTTTGAGATGAAAAGGCAAGGAGCGACCTTGTCGGTGCCAAGCTCTATGCTCCTGCTTTTTAAGCCTAAAATTTCGGCTCTTTTTTTAAACCAAGCCGCAACTTCGTTTACGCCGTCGATACTTGAAGTTGGGCTTTCGATGTCGGTTATCTCCTTTAAATCAGCCAAATATTTGTCTATTTCACTATCTTTCATCTTTTATCCTTATACGAGCAAGCTCATCACAAACATCGCTAAATAGGCATTTATGATGCAAATCCCAAAAAGCACGAGATAGTGTCTGCCTGGTACTTCAAGCACGCCTAAAACTCGCCCCATGTACTGCACAGTCGAGCCAACTAGCGCCATGCCAGGAAGCAAGACAGCGATATCGTTTGCATTTAGCGTGCCATCTCCCACAAGTGCGACTAGCACACCTGCCGAGCCGCCCCAGCTCAAAAATGCAGCCATGAAAACGGCTATCGATTCACCTGGAAGACCAAGTGGAAGCATGATAAATCCCAGAAATTTGCCTATCACGCTAAGCGCGCCAGATACTTTTAAGATGTGGATGATGACAAAGGCCATAAGCACGTTTGGGATAGTGTTTTTTACGGCGATGTCCCAGCCTTTTCTAGCGCCCTCTACAAATACGTCGGTTATTAGTTTATTTTCAGTCATCTCTTACTCCTCATCATCTTTGACAAATTTTTTGACATAAAGTCTCATCAAATTTGCTCCAATAATTTTAAAGACAAAGACTATGCCAAGCACCATGGCTATGGTAGCAGTGGCTGTGTTGCCAGCTTTGTCGGTCACTAATAAAACAGGCGCAAATGAAGATAAGAAATTTGTGATCATCGCACCTGCGCTAAACTGAAACGCTGCAAAGATAAGAAGCTCTTTGTGTGAGATGAGACCATCTTGACGCAAAAATTTAGCCGTTGAGCTACCTGCGTCGGTGCTTTGTGTGCTTGCTATCAAAGAGATAGAGCAACATCCTGGTATGCCAATAAGTGGCTTTAAAACAGGCGTTAGCAGTCTTGAAGCTGCGTAAAGTGCATGGTATTTCTCAAAAATAGCGACAAAACCAAGTGCGAGCATAACGGCAGGGGCAAGGCTAAGGGCAAATAAAAAGCCACCTTTTGCGCTAGTGCCACTTCCTGTTTTAAACCATTCTGGAAATTGACCTGCTAGTTTGCTAAAGTCAAAGATGCCACCATAGGTGTTTTGTAAAAAACCTCCAAAGAAAACGATCGCAATTGCAAGAGTGATCGTACCGATGACGAGTTTTTTAGTATCACTACTCTCTTTCATAAAGCCTCCTTTGATTTGGGATTTGTTTAAATATTATAACGCCTATGCTTATGTAATATTTAAAATATAAAATTTGATAATTAATTATAAAATTTTATGAGTAATTTATATATAAAAATTATTATGCGATAAAAGTTAGCA
Above is a window of Campylobacter concisus DNA encoding:
- a CDS encoding YjiG family protein, with protein sequence MTENKLITDVFVEGARKGWDIAVKNTIPNVLMAFVIIHILKVSGALSVIGKFLGFIMLPLGLPGESIAVFMAAFLSWGGSAGVLVALVGDGTLNANDIAVLLPGMALVGSTVQYMGRVLGVLEVPGRHYLVLFGICIINAYLAMFVMSLLV
- a CDS encoding M20/M25/M40 family metallo-hydrolase, which encodes MKDSEIDKYLADLKEITDIESPTSSIDGVNEVAAWFKKRAEILGLKSRSIELGTDKVAPCLFISNDLEAKSYDFLFIGHMDTVFPVGTKADVPFSKIDERINALGAIDDKGGSLLSLYVIKELDLSKLKIGLFLNSHEETGSNFAKDAIRELAKKSRYALVVEPAREDGSMVATRKGVISYVLNFRGVSAHAGNHPERGRSAVVEAANFIVELSKLTDFKAGHTFNSIMTKGGDAQNVVPDFASVTFEMRYRHASSVEFLHKKMDEILSHPIVPEVSCERILINEEGPMIDEVDLPNIKKVFDEAAKATDTKVTWVDAGGLSDGNISASAGCPTIDGLGPTGGNMHTKNEYLEINSVVKKCNLIVEAIKKLL
- a CDS encoding nucleoside recognition domain-containing protein, with product MKESSDTKKLVIGTITLAIAIVFFGGFLQNTYGGIFDFSKLAGQFPEWFKTGSGTSAKGGFLFALSLAPAVMLALGFVAIFEKYHALYAASRLLTPVLKPLIGIPGCCSISLIASTQSTDAGSSTAKFLRQDGLISHKELLIFAAFQFSAGAMITNFLSSFAPVLLVTDKAGNTATATIAMVLGIVFVFKIIGANLMRLYVKKFVKDDEE